A genomic segment from Hoeflea sp. IMCC20628 encodes:
- a CDS encoding efflux RND transporter permease subunit → MIRWFAGHPTASNLLLLFFIAAGLFAFPTLKRETFPDFRSVEAEVSIVYRGATAEDVETAICRPLWDALQSVEGLDELVCVAQDNNARAVATLAVGGDALRFVNEVRTEVGATDSFPDRADPAVVRELHRTDLVTSVAVSGDLPERELELFSDGLSDRIAALPEVAKVITSGFGDRQFRIEVPRAVLSQHGLTAQTLATILGTQSLDRPLGTLETSGGDLSLRFTEERRSALDLAAIPVLTLANGAKLTLGEIARISDHYSPNQERAQLNGTRAALLAVHKSLDADALRALDKVKELVATENASLPPAIRVEVVQDVTSIIRDRLAMLVSNGIIGLGLVILVMSLFFRPGYAIWVAMGLPVAFLGAFIWMALSGLSLNMITLVALLMSIGIVMDDSIVISDSIATTAAESGSSLESVTRGVKAVTPGVLSSFLTTFAVFAPLSFLAGDLGKVLEVLPVVLLAALAASLIEAFVILPHHLKHALSGSTKAPSKFRQRFDAGFDVLRDRWVGRAADRAIDRRYLVVGIAIAALIITAGAMAGGLVKREAMPEIDGDVLEARIMLAQGTPLSRTEAVVAQVEAALSRVNDRFAPAQPEGQALVQRTISRFNHNISASQSGAHLATVSADLLNAETRSTTLDEIISAWREEAGPLPGVTSLILAEPGIGPQGVAVELRLSHPDLDVLLQVGETTRREMESYEGVLNAMVDLRPGKTELHFQLAPGAHALGLTSAEVAAQISSAYLGTQLVEVRQGRIAHEIEVLLSEDDRDSRSDLESFTLTMPDGGEIPLATVADWQEARGWGSITQVNGMRTLTVQADVDGRYGNADAITSRLAKGFLPDLVAATPGLTFAILGQAANSAETVGSIMVGFLIGLVGIYLVLSFQFRSYVEPVIVMLTIPLAFLGVIWGHAAMDYNISMPSLVGAASLAGIVVNNAILLIEVIKEKAGPEIPVAEAAGLAVRARFRPIFVSVTTTILGMAPLLLETSTQAQTLKPLVISVVFGLLTSTTLVLLVLPALYAILAELGLARAGRGSTEA, encoded by the coding sequence ATGATCCGCTGGTTTGCCGGGCATCCGACGGCATCGAACCTGTTGCTGCTGTTCTTCATTGCTGCCGGATTGTTTGCGTTCCCGACCCTGAAACGTGAGACTTTTCCTGATTTCCGCTCCGTCGAGGCAGAAGTCAGCATCGTTTATCGGGGCGCCACAGCGGAAGATGTGGAAACCGCGATTTGCCGTCCGCTCTGGGATGCGTTGCAATCGGTTGAGGGCCTTGATGAACTTGTCTGTGTCGCCCAGGATAACAATGCCCGCGCTGTCGCCACACTGGCCGTGGGCGGTGACGCGCTCCGTTTCGTCAATGAGGTGCGGACCGAGGTCGGCGCTACCGACAGTTTTCCCGACCGGGCCGATCCTGCGGTGGTCCGCGAACTGCATCGCACTGATCTGGTGACGTCAGTCGCGGTATCGGGCGATCTGCCAGAGCGGGAGCTGGAGTTGTTTTCCGACGGCCTGTCGGACCGGATCGCAGCACTTCCGGAAGTGGCCAAGGTTATCACGTCGGGCTTCGGTGACCGTCAGTTCCGTATTGAAGTTCCGCGCGCAGTGCTGTCTCAGCACGGACTTACCGCGCAAACCCTGGCTACCATTCTCGGCACGCAAAGTCTAGATCGACCGCTGGGTACGCTGGAGACATCGGGTGGCGATCTGAGCCTGCGCTTTACCGAAGAGCGACGAAGCGCGTTGGACCTCGCGGCAATTCCGGTACTGACGCTGGCCAACGGCGCCAAGTTGACACTGGGGGAAATCGCCCGGATCAGCGATCATTACAGCCCCAATCAGGAACGGGCGCAGCTCAATGGCACCAGGGCGGCGCTGCTGGCGGTGCACAAGTCGCTCGATGCCGACGCTCTGCGTGCGCTCGACAAGGTCAAGGAGCTGGTGGCGACCGAGAATGCCAGTCTGCCCCCGGCGATCCGCGTCGAGGTGGTGCAGGACGTGACCTCGATCATCCGCGACCGGCTGGCGATGCTGGTCAGCAACGGCATCATCGGACTGGGGCTGGTAATTCTGGTGATGAGCCTTTTCTTCCGGCCCGGATATGCGATCTGGGTGGCAATGGGTCTACCGGTGGCATTCCTCGGTGCCTTCATCTGGATGGCGTTGTCGGGTCTGTCGCTGAACATGATCACGCTTGTGGCGCTGCTGATGTCAATTGGTATCGTGATGGATGATTCCATCGTGATCTCCGATTCGATCGCCACAACTGCTGCCGAAAGCGGCAGCAGTCTGGAGTCCGTAACCCGGGGCGTTAAGGCGGTCACGCCGGGCGTGTTGTCATCCTTCCTGACCACTTTTGCGGTCTTCGCACCGCTGTCGTTTCTTGCCGGCGATTTGGGCAAAGTGCTTGAAGTGTTGCCGGTGGTGCTGCTGGCCGCGCTGGCCGCCAGCCTGATCGAAGCCTTCGTCATATTGCCGCACCATCTCAAGCACGCGCTGTCGGGCAGCACAAAGGCGCCCTCGAAGTTCCGCCAGAGATTTGATGCCGGGTTCGACGTACTTCGGGATCGATGGGTTGGACGAGCAGCTGACCGCGCCATCGACCGGCGGTATCTGGTAGTTGGAATTGCGATTGCCGCGCTGATCATCACGGCCGGCGCCATGGCCGGTGGTCTGGTCAAACGCGAGGCGATGCCGGAAATTGATGGCGATGTGCTGGAAGCGCGGATCATGCTGGCGCAGGGCACGCCGTTGAGCCGTACCGAAGCCGTGGTGGCGCAGGTGGAGGCCGCTCTAAGCCGGGTGAATGACCGGTTCGCTCCAGCACAACCCGAGGGCCAGGCGCTGGTCCAGCGCACCATCTCCCGCTTCAACCACAATATCTCGGCGTCGCAAAGCGGTGCGCATCTTGCCACGGTTTCCGCAGATCTTTTGAATGCGGAGACACGCAGCACGACACTGGATGAAATCATTTCCGCCTGGCGCGAGGAGGCCGGTCCGCTGCCTGGCGTAACGTCGCTGATTCTGGCCGAGCCTGGGATCGGGCCGCAGGGAGTTGCCGTGGAGTTGCGCCTGTCGCATCCAGATCTGGATGTTCTGCTGCAGGTCGGTGAAACGACCCGGCGGGAAATGGAAAGTTACGAGGGCGTCCTTAACGCAATGGTCGATCTGCGTCCGGGCAAGACGGAATTGCATTTCCAGTTGGCGCCCGGCGCCCATGCCCTGGGACTGACGTCGGCCGAAGTGGCGGCGCAGATCAGCTCGGCCTATCTGGGCACACAGCTTGTCGAAGTGCGACAGGGCCGGATTGCCCATGAGATCGAGGTGCTGCTGTCAGAAGATGATCGCGACAGCCGATCGGATCTGGAGAGTTTCACCCTCACGATGCCTGACGGCGGTGAAATACCCTTGGCAACCGTTGCCGACTGGCAGGAAGCGCGCGGCTGGGGCAGTATCACCCAGGTGAATGGTATGCGCACACTCACCGTGCAGGCCGATGTCGATGGCCGCTACGGCAATGCCGATGCGATCACCTCACGCCTGGCCAAGGGATTTTTGCCGGACCTGGTTGCGGCCACCCCCGGTTTAACCTTCGCAATCCTCGGCCAGGCCGCCAATTCGGCGGAAACCGTGGGCTCGATCATGGTTGGATTTCTGATCGGCCTGGTTGGCATCTATCTGGTGTTATCGTTTCAATTCCGCAGTTATGTCGAACCGGTGATAGTGATGTTGACCATCCCGCTGGCTTTCCTCGGTGTGATCTGGGGTCACGCGGCGATGGACTACAACATCTCGATGCCTTCACTGGTGGGGGCCGCCTCGTTGGCTGGAATCGTGGTCAACAATGCCATTTTGTTGATCGAGGTGATCAAGGAAAAGGCCGGGCCCGAGATACCAGTGGCCGAAGCTGCAGGGCTGGCGGTGCGAGCGCGTTTCCGGCCGATTTTTGTATCGGTGACAACGACGATTCTCGGAATGGCGCCCTTATTGCTCGAAACGTCGACCCAGGCACAGACGCTCAAACCGCTGGTAATCTCGGTTGTGTTTGGCCTTCTAACGTCCACCACCCTTGTTTTGCTGGTCCTACCCGCACTCTATGCCATTCTGGCGGAACTCGGGCTGGCGCGGGCAGGTCGTGGATCAACGGAGGCATGA